A single genomic interval of Gossypium raimondii isolate GPD5lz chromosome 11, ASM2569854v1, whole genome shotgun sequence harbors:
- the LOC105801183 gene encoding uncharacterized protein LOC105801183, translated as MDDDQLNLEAVNFYSNLYGEHLGPMRDFPSVAFSCLKDEDFNILNRQVSDEEIKAALFYMAPLKAPGKDGFHALFYQSQWDHVGTLVLVFSKHLALGQVGFVARWNITDNIIIAQEVIHSIRGMQKNRKWMAIKIDLEKAFDLVLWNGVPTQKFRPARGVHQECPLSPYLFILCIEWLGHSIRNAIDLGNWSPIRLSCGGPLLSHLFFADDLILFGHADENQAQVIKNKVTNNTLIFVVEMVHNKLSSWDASQLCLAGRVTLAQYVLLSIPSYFMQIMMVPKGVCDEIERVLRSKYRVPRYLPNDLSMSRCSFLWRSISKYGYRLTGSFSLKSAYEKVCEGTFNLKEWLWAIPWKFHNPHRIRFFIWLALKQCLLTNANRVRCGFWSSSACGLCGHDYKDVLHILRYCNAARGIWDKLIPQQDLSIFYSGSLLDQMRNNFQSHFSSWGGNDCPCFAADGGCVRDHNGEWIIGFAKYLGNCTILETELWGILDELNLILDRRFEKILIQTDSIEAINVILEDSSGNSNSALVRKIHIILRKMEQWKIQYIPREENLIADSLAKSVHIGA; from the exons ATGGATGATGATCAACTGAATCTTGAAGCGGTTAATTTTTACTCTAATCTGTATGGTGAGCATCTTGGGCCAATGAGAGATTTCCCATCTGTTGCTTTCTCGTGCCTTAAAGATGAGGATTTTAATATTCTCAACAGACAAGTGTCGGATGAGGAAATTAAAGCCGCTCTTTTTTATATGGCACCCTTGAAAGCTCCAGGGAAGGATGGTTTTCATGCCTTATTTTATCAAAGTCAATGGGATCATGTTGGTACATTGGTCT TGGTCTTTTCGAAGCACTTAGCTCTCGGGCAAGTTGGTTTTGTTGCAAGATGGAATATCACTGATAACATTATCATTGCTCAAGAGGTTATTCATTCCATAAGAGGTATGCAGAAAAACAGGAAATGGATGGCCATCAAAATTGACTTGGAAAAGGCCTTTGATCTA GTCTTGTGGAATGGTGTCCCAACCCAGAAATTTCGACCAGCTAGGGGCGTTCATCAAGAATGTCCTTTATCtccttatttgtttattctttgCATTGAGTGGTTAGGTCACAGTATCCGTAATGCTATTGATTTGGGTAATTGGTCTCCTATTAGGCTGTCCTGTGGTGGCCCACTGTTATCTCATCTTTTCTTTGCCGATGACTTGATACTCTTTGGTCATGCTGATGAGAATCAAGCTCAAGtcattaaaa ACAAAGTCACCAACAATACTTTGATTTTTGTGGTGGAAATGGTGCATAATAAATTGTCTAGCTGGGATGCCAGTCAGCTTTGTTTAGCTGGAAGGGTTACTTTGGCGCAATATGTTCTTCTCTCGATTCCAAGTTATTTCATGCAGATAATGATGGTTCCCAAAGGTGTCTGTGATGAGATCGAGCGC GTGCTTCGGTCAAAATATAGAGTCCCTAGATATTTACCAAATGACTTGTCAATGAGTCGGTGTTCCTTTTTATGGAGATCCATTTCTAAG TATGGTTACAG ATTGACTGGCTCTTTCTCTCTCAAAAGTGCTTACGAGAAGGTTTGTGAAGGAACTTTCAACTTAAAAGAGTGGCTCTGGGCAATACCATGGAAGTTTCACAACCCTCATCGGATTCGTTTTTTCATCTGGTTGGCTCTAAAACAATGTCTCTTAACAAATGCTAATAGGGTAAGATGCGGCTTTTGGAGTAGCAGTGCTTGTGGCCTTTGTGGACATGATTATAAAGATGTTTTGCATATACTCAGATATTGTAATGCTGCCAGAGGCATTTGGGACAAGCTTATTCCACAACAAGatctttctattttctattcTGGATCTCTTCTCGACCAGATGAGGAATAATTTTCAGAGCCATTTTTCTTCTTGGGGTGGAAACGATTGTCCAT GCTTCGCTGCAGATGGTGGTTGTGTGAGAGACCATAATGGTGAGTGGATCATTGGGTTCGCCAAATATTTGGGCAATTGCACCATTTTAGAGACAGAGCTTTGGGGAATATTAGATGAGCTGAACCTTATTCTGGATAGGCGTTTCGAGAAAATCCTAATCCAAACTGATAGTATTGAAGCTATTaatgtaatcttagaagattctTCGGGGAACTCTAACTCTGCCTTAGTTAGGAAAATTCATATTATATTGAGGAAGATGGAGCAGTGGAAAATTCAGTATATTCCCAGAGAGGAAAACTTAATTGCTGATAGTCTAGCTAAGTCAGTTCATATAGGAGCCTAG
- the LOC105804413 gene encoding uncharacterized protein LOC105804413 isoform X1 has product MASSSLSLFLLLLYYFFFSSCASQAISQFKGFIIAGIDLGSPALDVNPAPLYGHSSVHGSKDVLSCDRIRVSGHSRLKLRSYASSVRVTLAPSVLIPERLHSKIHVCFHRNASLGLCKCEHENWKTVEKGIWLSVMSPYDDRFIDVKFMGDVSGSVTIALEEDFQQWRLVFLALGFVLLLLAPFASKWVPFYYSSSMAVGIILVIIILLFQGMKLLPTGRKNIFYLGIYVPVLGAGSFLLHHFSGLVNSILVNFGLSEEMHNPVAIFVLVVIILLGAALGYWMVRKFVISNDGSVDVGVAQFVKWAMRIIAATFIFQSTLDTRLAVVVLASSAICSLITSTRRNTHMNQPRSWDEGPWVQRSRPGIINQGRAEFFDRSPRMYPNRTLWNGHTPLTSLTWNKFPARGGICDQNYYSSFHKTRNRKKFTKQEWKDFTRESTRHAIADLAATPEFTDWMIEHADRIKLLPCDSSEESVGSKSNSSDYDEEGSSSRFRLFNL; this is encoded by the exons ATGGCTTCCTCTTCTCTCAGCctcttcttattattattatattattttttcttttcatcatgTGCTTCTCAAGCAATCTCACAATTTAAAG GTTTTATAATTGCAGGCATTGACTTAGGAAGTCCAGCACTAGATGTTAACCCAGCTCCCCTTTATGGGCACTCATCTGTCCATGGTTCAAAAGATGTTTTATCATGTGACCGAATTCGAGTTTCTGGTCACTCAAGATTGAAACTTAGGAGTTATGCCAGTTCCGTTCGAGTTACTTTAGCTCCATCTGTCCTAATACCAGAAAGATTACACAGCAAAATACATGTTTGCTTTCATCG GAATGCTTCACTTGGATTATGCAAGTGTGAGCATGAAAATTGGAAGACAGTGGAAAAGGGTATATGGCTCTCTGTCATGTCACCTTATGATGATAGATTTATAGATGTGAAGTTTATGGGTGATGTGTCTGGCTCTGTCACAATTGCTCTTGAAGAAG ATTTTCAGCAATGGCGGCTTGTGTTTCTAGCTTTAGGATTTGTTTTGTTGCTGTTGGCACCATTTGCCAGCAAGTGGGTTCCTTTTTACTACAGTAGTTCAATGGCTGTTGGAATTATTCTTGTCATTATAATCCTTCTCTTCCAG GGAATGAAATTGTTGCCAACAGGGAGGAAAAATATCTTCTATCTTGGTATATATGTCCCAGTG CTTGGAGCTGGATCTTTTCTTTTACATCATTTCTCTGGGTTGGTAAATTCGATTCTTGTCAATTTTGGGCTTAGTGAAGAGATGCATAACCCA GTTGCTAtatttgttttggttgtaattatCCTATTAGGAGCTGCATTGGGGTACTGGATGGTAAGAAAATTCGTGATCTCAAATGATGGAAGCGTTGATGTTGGTGTGGCCCAGTTTGTAAAATGGGCCATGCGTATCATTGCAGCTACATTTATTTTCCAG AGCACTCTAGATACTCGGCTGGCAGTGGTGGTATTGGCTTCTTCTGCTATCTGTTCTCTCATCACATCAACTAGAAGGAATACTCACAT GAACCAACCACGGTCTTGGGATGAGGGTCCTTGGGTGCAACGGTCAAGGCCGGGAATAATAAACCAAGGCCGTGCTGAATTTTTTGATAGGTCTCCAAGAATGTATCCTAATAGGACATTGTGGAATGGACATACTCCACTGACTTCACTAACATGGAATAAATTTCCTGCAAGAG GCGGCATATGTGATCAAAATTACTATTCTAGCTTTCACAAGACACGTAACCGAAAGAAATTCACGAAACAAGAATGGAAAGATTTCACTCGCGAGTCTACCCGGCACGCCATTGCAGATTTGGCAGCAACCCCAGAGTTCACTGATTGGATGATTGAACATGCTGACAGGATTAAACTCCTTCCGTGTGATAGTTCAGAAGAATCAGTTGGAAGCAAATCAAATTCGTCCGATTATGATGAAGAAGGTAGCTCCAGCCGGTTCAGATTATTTAACTTGTAG
- the LOC105804413 gene encoding uncharacterized protein LOC105804413 isoform X3 produces MASSSLSLFLLLLYYFFFSSCASQAISQFKGIDLGSPALDVNPAPLYGHSSVHGSKDVLSCDRIRVSGHSRLKLRSYASSVRVTLAPSVLIPERLHSKIHVCFHRNASLGLCKCEHENWKTVEKGIWLSVMSPYDDRFIDVKFMGDVSGSVTIALEEDFQQWRLVFLALGFVLLLLAPFASKWVPFYYSSSMAVGIILVIIILLFQGMKLLPTGRKNIFYLGIYVPVLGAGSFLLHHFSGLVNSILVNFGLSEEMHNPVAIFVLVVIILLGAALGYWMVRKFVISNDGSVDVGVAQFVKWAMRIIAATFIFQSTLDTRLAVVVLASSAICSLITSTRRNTHMNQPRSWDEGPWVQRSRPGIINQGRAEFFDRSPRMYPNRTLWNGHTPLTSLTWNKFPARGGICDQNYYSSFHKTRNRKKFTKQEWKDFTRESTRHAIADLAATPEFTDWMIEHADRIKLLPCDSSEESVGSKSNSSDYDEEGSSSRFRLFNL; encoded by the exons ATGGCTTCCTCTTCTCTCAGCctcttcttattattattatattattttttcttttcatcatgTGCTTCTCAAGCAATCTCACAATTTAAAG GCATTGACTTAGGAAGTCCAGCACTAGATGTTAACCCAGCTCCCCTTTATGGGCACTCATCTGTCCATGGTTCAAAAGATGTTTTATCATGTGACCGAATTCGAGTTTCTGGTCACTCAAGATTGAAACTTAGGAGTTATGCCAGTTCCGTTCGAGTTACTTTAGCTCCATCTGTCCTAATACCAGAAAGATTACACAGCAAAATACATGTTTGCTTTCATCG GAATGCTTCACTTGGATTATGCAAGTGTGAGCATGAAAATTGGAAGACAGTGGAAAAGGGTATATGGCTCTCTGTCATGTCACCTTATGATGATAGATTTATAGATGTGAAGTTTATGGGTGATGTGTCTGGCTCTGTCACAATTGCTCTTGAAGAAG ATTTTCAGCAATGGCGGCTTGTGTTTCTAGCTTTAGGATTTGTTTTGTTGCTGTTGGCACCATTTGCCAGCAAGTGGGTTCCTTTTTACTACAGTAGTTCAATGGCTGTTGGAATTATTCTTGTCATTATAATCCTTCTCTTCCAG GGAATGAAATTGTTGCCAACAGGGAGGAAAAATATCTTCTATCTTGGTATATATGTCCCAGTG CTTGGAGCTGGATCTTTTCTTTTACATCATTTCTCTGGGTTGGTAAATTCGATTCTTGTCAATTTTGGGCTTAGTGAAGAGATGCATAACCCA GTTGCTAtatttgttttggttgtaattatCCTATTAGGAGCTGCATTGGGGTACTGGATGGTAAGAAAATTCGTGATCTCAAATGATGGAAGCGTTGATGTTGGTGTGGCCCAGTTTGTAAAATGGGCCATGCGTATCATTGCAGCTACATTTATTTTCCAG AGCACTCTAGATACTCGGCTGGCAGTGGTGGTATTGGCTTCTTCTGCTATCTGTTCTCTCATCACATCAACTAGAAGGAATACTCACAT GAACCAACCACGGTCTTGGGATGAGGGTCCTTGGGTGCAACGGTCAAGGCCGGGAATAATAAACCAAGGCCGTGCTGAATTTTTTGATAGGTCTCCAAGAATGTATCCTAATAGGACATTGTGGAATGGACATACTCCACTGACTTCACTAACATGGAATAAATTTCCTGCAAGAG GCGGCATATGTGATCAAAATTACTATTCTAGCTTTCACAAGACACGTAACCGAAAGAAATTCACGAAACAAGAATGGAAAGATTTCACTCGCGAGTCTACCCGGCACGCCATTGCAGATTTGGCAGCAACCCCAGAGTTCACTGATTGGATGATTGAACATGCTGACAGGATTAAACTCCTTCCGTGTGATAGTTCAGAAGAATCAGTTGGAAGCAAATCAAATTCGTCCGATTATGATGAAGAAGGTAGCTCCAGCCGGTTCAGATTATTTAACTTGTAG
- the LOC105804413 gene encoding uncharacterized protein LOC105804413 isoform X2 → MASSSLSLFLLLLYYFFFSSCASQAISQFKGFIIAGIDLGSPALDVNPAPLYGHSSVHGSKDVLSCDRIRVSGHSRLKLRSYASSVRVTLAPSVLIPERLHSKIHVCFHRNASLGLCKCEHENWKTVEKGIWLSVMSPYDDRFIDVKFMGDVSGSVTIALEEDFQQWRLVFLALGFVLLLLAPFASKWVPFYYSSSMAVGIILVIIILLFQGMKLLPTGRKNIFYLGIYVPVLGAGSFLLHHFSGLVNSILVNFGLSEEMHNPVAIFVLVVIILLGAALGYWMVRKFVISNDGSVDVGVAQFVKWAMRIIAATFIFQSTLDTRLAVVVLASSAICSLITSTRRNTHMNQPRSWDEGPWVQRSRPGIINQGRAEFFDRSPRMYPNRTLWNGHTPLTSLTWNKFPARGGICDQNYYSSFHKTRNRKKFTKQEWKDFTRESTRHAIADLAATPEFTDWMIEHADRIKLLPCDSSEESVGSKSNSSDYDEEDICCRRVRS, encoded by the exons ATGGCTTCCTCTTCTCTCAGCctcttcttattattattatattattttttcttttcatcatgTGCTTCTCAAGCAATCTCACAATTTAAAG GTTTTATAATTGCAGGCATTGACTTAGGAAGTCCAGCACTAGATGTTAACCCAGCTCCCCTTTATGGGCACTCATCTGTCCATGGTTCAAAAGATGTTTTATCATGTGACCGAATTCGAGTTTCTGGTCACTCAAGATTGAAACTTAGGAGTTATGCCAGTTCCGTTCGAGTTACTTTAGCTCCATCTGTCCTAATACCAGAAAGATTACACAGCAAAATACATGTTTGCTTTCATCG GAATGCTTCACTTGGATTATGCAAGTGTGAGCATGAAAATTGGAAGACAGTGGAAAAGGGTATATGGCTCTCTGTCATGTCACCTTATGATGATAGATTTATAGATGTGAAGTTTATGGGTGATGTGTCTGGCTCTGTCACAATTGCTCTTGAAGAAG ATTTTCAGCAATGGCGGCTTGTGTTTCTAGCTTTAGGATTTGTTTTGTTGCTGTTGGCACCATTTGCCAGCAAGTGGGTTCCTTTTTACTACAGTAGTTCAATGGCTGTTGGAATTATTCTTGTCATTATAATCCTTCTCTTCCAG GGAATGAAATTGTTGCCAACAGGGAGGAAAAATATCTTCTATCTTGGTATATATGTCCCAGTG CTTGGAGCTGGATCTTTTCTTTTACATCATTTCTCTGGGTTGGTAAATTCGATTCTTGTCAATTTTGGGCTTAGTGAAGAGATGCATAACCCA GTTGCTAtatttgttttggttgtaattatCCTATTAGGAGCTGCATTGGGGTACTGGATGGTAAGAAAATTCGTGATCTCAAATGATGGAAGCGTTGATGTTGGTGTGGCCCAGTTTGTAAAATGGGCCATGCGTATCATTGCAGCTACATTTATTTTCCAG AGCACTCTAGATACTCGGCTGGCAGTGGTGGTATTGGCTTCTTCTGCTATCTGTTCTCTCATCACATCAACTAGAAGGAATACTCACAT GAACCAACCACGGTCTTGGGATGAGGGTCCTTGGGTGCAACGGTCAAGGCCGGGAATAATAAACCAAGGCCGTGCTGAATTTTTTGATAGGTCTCCAAGAATGTATCCTAATAGGACATTGTGGAATGGACATACTCCACTGACTTCACTAACATGGAATAAATTTCCTGCAAGAG GCGGCATATGTGATCAAAATTACTATTCTAGCTTTCACAAGACACGTAACCGAAAGAAATTCACGAAACAAGAATGGAAAGATTTCACTCGCGAGTCTACCCGGCACGCCATTGCAGATTTGGCAGCAACCCCAGAGTTCACTGATTGGATGATTGAACATGCTGACAGGATTAAACTCCTTCCGTGTGATAGTTCAGAAGAATCAGTTGGAAGCAAATCAAATTCGTCCGATTATGATGAAGAAG ATATTTGTTGTCGGAGAGTCAGGTCCTGA